A genomic stretch from Theobroma cacao cultivar B97-61/B2 chromosome 4, Criollo_cocoa_genome_V2, whole genome shotgun sequence includes:
- the LOC18602032 gene encoding zinc finger protein 6 codes for MADNDVDYHAKPLKLFGFNIVENTVNDSSKSPTGSPELEADARKYECQYCCREFANSQALGGHQNAHKKERQLLKRAQLQASRSFSSPHLHNSMLSAFAPPPHLLAPAVVPAVESPQYHSSFYMSHGGGGAAAAAPLHMLHGGTYLCGPAAGFGRRVYTGEEGETMATAMSGDVRAHAGVLPAVMRFTGEDSGPKIDKGLGLDLHLSLGPAVP; via the coding sequence ATGGCTGATAATGATGTTGATTACCACGCAAAACCCCTGAAGCTCTTTGGCTTCAACATAGTGGAAAACACCGTCAATGATTCGAGCAAATCTCCGACGGGATCACCGGAACTCGAAGCCGATGCCCGTAAATACGAGTGTCAATATTGTTGCAGGGAATTTGCTAACTCCCAAGCCTTAGGGGGTCACCAAAATGCTCACAAGAAGGAAAGGCAGCTACTAAAGCGTGCACAATTGCAGGCTAGTCGAAGTTTCTCATCTCCACACCTGCACAACTCCATGCTATCGGCTTTTGCACCTCCCCCACACCTCCTTGCCCCGGCCGTTGTTCCGGCGGTTGAGTCGCCGCAGtatcattcttcattttacaTGTCACATGGAGGAGGAGGAGCCGCAGCAGCGGCCCCATTGCATATGTTGCATGGTGGCACGTACCTTTGCGGGCCGGCTGCTGGGTTTGGACGGCGTGTATATACAGGAGAAGAAGGAGAGACCATGGCGACGGCGATGTCCGGTGATGTCCGAGCTCATGCTGGAGTTTTACCGGCGGTGATGCGGTTCACCGGAGAAGATAGTGGGCCTAAGATTGATAAGGGATTAGGTTTGGATTTGCATCTGAGTCTTGGGCCGGCTGTGCCATGA
- the LOC18602035 gene encoding uncharacterized protein LOC18602035 — protein MNEQSGKTASTLAITEKKPHRPGGCVGIFFQLFDWNRRFAKKKLFSRKLLPPARTKASKRFGGDEKMPKSKPHLIADENSGGFPNVKKNAKHGNREMEQKHEMRSPGLVARLMGLESMPAVNRDESNRKAPVSGSNSDVRDEKMVNIQSVVNGEVLASEKGSAKVEPRPQKIQKIESYDRRAVTRFGAEALQIKGVLSRSKKHQHQKFVSPVKSPRISSARNASRASRLIDAAAKILEPGLQATNRAKYALAYSSSMHYSAKNEVVTEGIGVVSPDVLKQSACNVGTAKSLMGHTSCKNCGNLLDVVESRAKLEEQPFVCPSFAPNLVDASSQGLEKNWPRPSPSSLSQGKEVIFERCHEQPLSFTGQEEKSVQSGSDSNTSRKPLSQEVKAQWHLSNQPGKPQKNEKSPIAFKPRNQTQNHISLDRDRIPARAKLNNIQSRRAVSAANAVSGAKDFVSLNRSLSSRTRLRVPTKVDSSLIEIERKPSSHRDDSLSQLRSPVRKRRTISVNGQAESAGFINSAIGKERNAKCNPVTRREIVRGARSLDQTCVESRSTSQETGNGANDKNETDIISFTFNSPLKQNHGISTEVKDKRKDQNHIHYGSTSLQRKEILEDNYGETSLQKNMPLTGDALSVLLEQKLRELTSQEEDELKTGCNLPKRSTAMILQELISALTSEQPITQNGYLFNSDMAFQTETKGEATSVGFASHGDHFSPGSVLEASFSNDSCVSSSLDESLGHRLHLDSMDYSYDEPQPTELDADLLDSATSLDKDMNGNEMVTDLVNRISAMLRVISNVGLGLSGDKLIHVKEAILKAELLFGNVTPRDSDGTDDFLLGPYIHDEVETLAGAMWVDFSSLLGVDQSQTKENNQLRVFLFDCAIECLDSKYGRYCNSGFRAWRSLPFCMNSGKLIRDVAGEVRRWTKLAGMVPDEIIEWEMSYSLGKWIGFDIEAFETGAELDWDILQNLVLEIVVDLVSP, from the exons ATGAATGAACAGTCCGGTAAAACGGCGTCGACTTTGGCTATAACGGAGAAGAAGCCTCATAGGCCTGGTGGCTGTGTTGGCATTTTCTTTCAACTCTTTGATTGGAACAGAAGATTTGCAAAGAAGAAACTTTTCTCCAGAAAATTACTTCCTCCtg CTCGTACAAAAGCTTCAAAAAGATTTGGAGGAGATGAAAAAATGCCTAAATCCAAGCCTCATTTG ATTGCTGATGAGAACAGTGGGGGTTTTCCAAATGTGAAGAAGAATGCTAAGCATGGTAATCGAGAAATGGAGCAAAAGCACGAGATGCGATCTCCGGGTTTGGTTGCTAGGCTAATGGGATTAGAATCCATGCCAGCTGTGAATAGGGATGAGTCTAATAGGAAAGCTCCAGTTTCAGGTAGTAATTCTGATGTTAGAGATGAGAAAATGGTGAATATTCAAAGTGTGGTTAATGGGGAGGTTTTGGCTTCGGAGAAAGGTAGTGCCAAAGTTGAGCCAAGGCCTCAGAAGATACAGAAGATAGAGTCCTATGATAGACGGGCTGTTACTAGGTTTGGAGCCGAGGCATTGCAAATTAAGGGTGTTTTGTCACGATCCAAAAAGCATCAACATCAAAAGTTTGTTTCTCCAGTTAAGAGTCCCAGGATTTCTTCTGCAAGGAATGCATCTAGGGCGTCTAGGTTGATTGATGCTGCTGCTAAAATTCTGGAACCTGGGTTGCAAGCTACAAATAGAGCAAAATATGCTCTTGCTTATTCAAGTTCTATGCATTATTCGGCTAAGAATGAGGTTGTAACTGAGGGAATTGGGGTTGTCTCACCAGATGTGTTGAAACAATCTGCTTGTAATGTTGGCACTGCTAAGTCTTTGATGGGCCATACATCTTGCAAAAACTGTGGCAATTTGCTTGATGTAGTGGAGTCTAGAGCAAAGTTGGAGGAGCAGCCATTTGTTTGTCCATCCTTTGCTCCAAATTTGGTAGATGCTTCTTCTCAAGGATTAGAAAAGAATTGGCCAAGGCCTTCCCCATCCTCCTTAAGTCAAGGGAAAGAGGTAATTTTTGAGAGATGCCATGAGCAACCATTATCTTTTACTGGTCAAGAAGAGAAAAGTGTACAGTCCGGCAGTGATTCCAATACATCTAGAAAGCCTTTATCTCAAGAAGTTAAAGCTCAATGGCATTTGTCAAACCAACCCGGCAAACCTCAAAAGAATGAAAAGTCTCCTATTGCTTTCAAGCCCAGGAATCAAACTCAAAATCATATATCTCTAGACAGGGATAGAATCCCAGCAAGggctaaattaaataatattcaaaGTAGGAGAGCTGTTTCTGCTGCAAATGCTGTTAGTGGAGCCAAGGATTTTGTTTCCCTGAACAGAAGTTTAAGTAGTCGCACCAGACTTAGAGTGCCTACCAAAGTGGATAGTTCTCTGATTGAAATTGAGAGAAAACCTTCTAGCCATCGAGATGATTCCTTGTCACAGTTAAGGTCTCCAGTAAGAAAGAGGAGAACAATTAGTGTTAATGGGCAAGCTGAAAGTGCAGGTTTCATCAATTCAGCaattggaaaagaaagaaatgctAAATGTAATCCAGTGACTAGAAGAGAAATAGTGCGTGGTGCTCGCTCCTTGGACCAGACATGTGTTGAAAGCAGATCAACAAGCCAGGAAACTGGTAATGGAGccaatgacaaaaatgaaacTGATATTATTTCTTTCACATTTAATTCCCCATTAAAGCAAAACCATGGCATTTCCACGGAAGTGAAGGACAAAAGAAAGGATCAAAATCACATTCATTATGGAAGCACTTCCCTCCAGCGAAAAGAAATATTGGAAGACAATTATGGAGAAACTTCTTTGCAGAAGAACATGCCACTGACAGGAGATGCTCTAAGTGTTCTTTTGGAACAAAAATTGAGGGAATTGACTTCTCAAGAGGAGGATGAACTGAAAACAGGTTGTAATCTACCAAAGAGATCAACTGCCATGATTCTCCAGGAGTTAATTTCTGCTTTAACTTCAGAGCAGCCTATCACTCAGAATGGTTACCTGTTTAATTCAGATATGGCTTTCCAG aCTGAAACGAAGGGTGAAGCAACCTCGGTTGGATTTGCGAGTCACGGTGATCATTTTAGCCCAGGTTCTGTTCTTGAAGcttcattttcaaatgataGTTGTGTTTCCAGCAGCCTGGACGAGAGCTTAG GACATAGGTTGCATCTGGATTCCATGGACTACTCATATGATGAGCCACAACCAACAGAACTTGATGCAGATCTTCTGGATTCTGCAACTTCATTGGACAAAGATATGAATGGTAATGAGATGGTGACTGATCTTGTCAACCGAATTTCTGCTATGTTGCGTGTCATCAGTAATGTCGGTCTCGGATTATCTGGAGACAAGCTTATCCATGTAAAGGAGGCTATCTTGAAAGCAGAACTGTTGTTTGGAAATGTGACTCCCCGTGATTCAGATGGGACAGATGATTTTCTCTTGGGGCCCTATATACATGATGAAGTTGAAACTCTTGCTGGTGCTATGTGGGTAGATTTTAGTTCTCTTCTTGGTGTTGATCAGAGTCAGACCAAAGAAAATAATCAGCTTAGAGTATTTTTGTTTGACTGTGCAATAGAGTGCTTAGATTCCAAATATGGTCGATACTGTAACTCTGGATTCAGAGCATGGAGAAGTCTGCCATTTTGCATGAACTCAGGAAAGCTAATTCGAGATGTTGCGGGGGAAGTTAGAAGGTGGACAAAGTTGGCTGGGATGGTTCCTGATGAAATAATAGAATGGGAGATGAGTTATTCACTGGGTAAATGGATAGGTTTTGATATCGAGGCATTTGAAACTGGTGCTGAACTGGACTGGgatattcttcaaaatttagtGTTGGAAATTGTGGTAGACCTGGTTTCCCCTTGA
- the LOC18602033 gene encoding chloroplastic group IIB intron splicing facilitator CRS2-B, chloroplastic, with protein sequence MLHAISVPNTCIPYPRSRCFSQRNRGSTRLCVRASLPDNNDRFKVEYTPWLIVGLGNPGNKYHGTRHNVGFEMIDQISQVEGIALNTIQSKALIGLGAIGEVPILLAKPQAYMNFCGESVGPLAAYYQVPLRHILLIYDEMSLPNGVLRLQPKGGHGHHNGVKSVMGHLDGCREFPRLCIGIGNPPGSMDMKAYLLQKFSSVERNQINAALEQGVEAVRTIVLNGFSHKITRFNLGQKYKYHKV encoded by the exons ATGTTGCATGCAATCTCTGTCCCAAACACTTGCATTCCGTATCCAAGAAGCCGGTGTTTTAGTCAAAGGAACCGAGGCTCAACAAGGCTCTGTGTGCGCGCTTCGTTGCCAGATAATAATGATAGATTTAAAGTGGAGTATACACCTTGGTTGATTGTTGGATTGGGTAACCCTGGAAATAAGTACCATGGAACTCGGCACAAT GTTGGTTTTGAGATGAttgatcaaatttctcaagtGGAGGGGATTGCGTTGAATACTATACAGTCAAAAGCTCTAATTGGATtag GTGCCATTGGGGAAGTACCAATTTTGTTGGCAAAGCCTCAGGCATACATGAATTTCTGTGGGGAGTCG GTTGGGCCTCTTGCTGCTTATTATCAAGTACCCTTGCGTCACATTTTATTG ATATATGATGAGATGAGCTTGCCAAATGGTGTTCTCAGGCTTCAGCCGAAGGGAGGACATGGTCATCATAATGG AGTGAAGAGTGTGATGGGCCATTTGGATGGTTGTCGTGAATTTCCTCGATTGTGCATAG GCATTGGAAATCCACCTGGCAGTATGGACATGAAAGCTTATCTTCTGCAGAAGTTCAGTTCAGTGGAGCGAAATCAG ATTAATGCAGCATTGGAACAAGGAGTTGAGGCTGTGAGGACCATAGTGCTCAATGGATTCAGCCACAAAATCACAAGATTTAATTTAGGACAGAAGTATAAGTATCACAAAGTTTGA
- the LOC18602034 gene encoding uncharacterized protein LOC18602034: protein MAETSDSLRQIHQPNPALQSLFHSLDPISLILSQNSSPNNPIPLRLTTESYIMERGPRYRAYAELRETKLRMKSAKQQESEEIEFKRTPTKKQVKFCPSLGSSRKGSSILAQSVPDFSATLRKENRKPATSGIELTPPTSKNWSKGNGVPLSNSRGSKSANAGEKKGGLMMARKSYASVVELRGISMAAANAICGENRGGKSSGRVVGNNKTVLGYRQF from the coding sequence atggCAGAGACAAGTGACTCTCTGCGGCAAATCCACCAGCCAAATCCTGCTTTGCAATCTCTTTTTCATTCCCTTGACCCTATTTCTCTCATTCTTTCTCAAAATTCAAGCCCCAATAACCCAATTCCTTTGAGGCTTACAACGGAGAGTTATATCATGGAAAGAGGCCCAAGATACAGAGCATATGCAGAGTTGAGAGAAACAAAGCTGAGGATGAAGAGTGCAAAGCAAcaagaaagtgaagaaattgaatttaaacGAACTCCAACGAAGAAACAAGTGAAGTTTTGTCCAAGTTTGGGGAGTTCTAGGAAAGGGTCCTCCATATTGGCTCAATCAGTGCCTGATTTTTCAGCAACTTTGAGGAAAGAGAACAGAAAGCCGGCTACCAGTGGGATCGAATTGACACCACCAACATCGAAGAATTGGTCGAAAGGGAATGGGGTTCCGTTGTCAAATTCACGGGGGAGTAAGTCTGCAAATGCAGGGGAGAAGAAAGGAGGGTTGATGATGGCTAGGAAGAGTTATGCTAGTGTTGTAGAATTGAGAGGGATTTCAATGGCTGCAGCGAATGCTATTTGTGGTGAAAACAGGGGAGGGAAGAGTAGTGGCAGAGTTGTCGGTAACAACAAAACTGTTTTGGGGTATAGACAGTTTTGA